The DNA segment tttgatgtgtaactgtttgagcttttgtgtttttgtcatttgttgagggtatttcagttttgaatttccctcggagttcagtttttttttattttacttgatACCACATTTCTTATATTCATCGTGTATTGTTTGTgtagttgatacggaatatttataaacaaggtCTTGGTCGCTTTTTTTAGAATAGGGATAAGACATTCTTTGGTTCTTTGACATAACCGTGGATTCGAAACATTTTGCTGAGACACTAGTGACGTTTTTTTACGGGTGAGTAGCAGCTGCtagctcttgaataccgaatgaGTAGTAATGGAAATATATACCCCATAtgtgcaggtgaagttggtatattgatacTAAGGGGGGAGGAGGActgattatttcaaaattacaatcggctcgtttgtcatagattctagTACTTAGTTGACCGCTTGTTTCCAACTCCAGGTAATTTAAAAATGAGACAGAGAGAGCCGTGTCTCTTGTTCCTTTAATTCTATTTCTGGAAGATATTTTGTTGGAACTTAATCAAAAGCATTTTGATTGCTATTGAAATGAGCATCATCATTATATCTGATTGCGAAATTAGAAGTACTTTCTTCTTTAATCTTCTGGTTTTTGACAAGGGTCTAAAGAAACTCTGACTAATACAAAAATTAGAATAGGCCGACAAGGAGAGGGGCACAGCTCGTTCCCATCGTAATGCCAACAATTTGTTGAAAGTAGTCCATGTTGTCAAAATTAACTCCAGCAAACTGGTAATTTGTAgcatgttttacatttttgttcactattaaaaaaatatgccgTAGTGTATCCAAAAGTTATGAATTTATAACgtatgttttcctttttatgtTAAATAGCATTGTGAAATATTTCTTGTGgacgattttttttcattttgtaaggGGAATGGTGTTATACagggttttaaaaaataaaaatttattagatagaacttatttcagaaaaagaaattatccaGAAGTTCATTAGGTTTTATGGTAGAACCTACATCTGATAATCCTACTACGCAAGTAAACGGGTTTACAGTATTTCTGAGGACCCTCTTTTATTACAGACAGAATTTTTGCCAATCTTAAGGACAATTTCTTCGTCGAACATGCAGATGATCAGGCAATGTACCGTTGTTAGTATTTTGTGAAGTTAAGGTATCCAATGCAAAcaactaaaagaaatatattactGCATGCAGTGTTAGCCATTATTTccctaaacatgtatttatataaaagtataagTTAAATTATACATAAGTATGGACATATTCAAGCACACCTTTAACAGTGACGAAGCacgagttttttttaatgatcagGTTTTCAGAAGCACTGCATAAGCCAGTCCAgttttttatttactaaaacatagaatgcatttgaatttatttatcgAGGGCTTTCTATGCATTAACAATTTTCCATGTATCACTGTAGCTAGTTATCTGGAGAGTACAGCTATATTCTACCATTTAAGTATTCATTCATACTAAAACATAATCATGTGAAATTCCATCATACCAAGTAGATAGGCCCAACTTTACCAACTGAGGTAGAATGGTGGAAATTCATAGCATGAAACATATAATTCTTATTCTTGTATATCAAAACTCTAaactaatatacaaataaaaaataatgaaataacgaaatatattactagtatatactatatataaaaaagatatgcaaaaatacaaaacgaCAGATATCCAACAAGTAAAATTTCACAGTGGTACTCGCCAATTTTGTTTCGTGCtccgaaatatttttttccacatATTCAACCATGTACGTCACATATCCTCTGATGGATGTCCACTAGCTTAGAAAACGTATACCTTATATTATCACCCTTCTTCCTTTTTATATGAACTGTGAATTAGATAAAAAGACATGGATTATAAGGCCTATATGCGATACAAGTAAAATAGAGCAAGAATTATATGTCCCATATGTAACTCATGCGTGCTTAAGTGTAAAACTCGCATTAGTACGAGTACAACGTATATAGTACTAGAAACAGCGGCGGGGTTGGCTTGCATGCATTATAAATTAGTGGAGAGTAGAACATAGACTAGATTTGCTTACTGTCCCtcaatgaatgaataaatgcGTAAATGGTAGTAAACATAGTACACACAACATATAGTGTAGAACTAGTATATAGCTGTACTCTTCTGATACATAGCTACGGTGACACATGTTTCTTTGGACTCcgagtaaattttgaggtgaaaacgCCATTTTAGGCAAGGGTACACATGAACCTTAAAAAagcgtataaaatgttttgtaagaGGCAAGACAGCATCTAGCTATGACAACAACAGTTTACATTCTGTACagcaataattattttttcttgacTCAgtccaaaacattttttcccagaaaatgtgcaaaaaaaaagaGGAGAAATGAGTTAAGTGAAAGGTTACTTCGCATCCTTTTTATACTGCGGTCAAAATTTGAGGAGGTTGAAAGTTATCTAGGCTGTTCTCAATTTCTGGAGATACTTTGAGAGGAAGTTTTAATTTCAGTTATCgttatttcagatattttacaaaatatgaatgattaatttactatttaattaaaaactgcctaatatttatatatgctATTATACACTACAATGCATCACAGCGGTTGTAAATTCAACCactatcaaattttttttgcaAGAATGGATGGAAGACTTTTtggttatattgtttttatattgagcGCATTTCTGTATctatatataattatctatTATCTGATCTTCAACATTTGCCCCCTCTGTTCACATATCAATCTGTTATTCAAATTAATATCGGATTTtaagagatgatttttttttcttcatcagtTTTCATAGATATTATATGttcattgacattttttatacaGTGGGAATGACctgcatatatattatatggaTGAACGAATTTTGTGTATCAGGGTTATTTTTCTGGCTAGCGATTTTTTTCGGTTCTTTTGATCTCATTATGATCGCACACAGCGAACATCATTTCTAACTCTAGTactttttacattgttttgaaATCGTTTGACATATTAGTGTTTTCGTTTTCAGGTCTTCTTGAAACtgtattgacatttgttgaTATAGATGCTAGttattatttctgtttagaGAGTAATCAATcgaatttgtgtttttttcggCGTTCACAAGTGCTTTGTAGCGGAAACCGGTGAATAAATGTGATGGGTTTTGAGCAAATTTTATATGAAGGTCTCTTCTTGGATTGTGCTCCATGTTTGTGTGCATTAAGCCATAGTCGTGACTTTTCCTGACCATGATAGttattgaaaaggaaaacaaatcattttcaggtgaaaacaaaaatactaattttcattcttttctaaaatttaaagcACATAACCTATGAGAcctaaaatgaacaaaatgaaataccCTAAGTTTGTAATTTGTCATCAAAACAAAGAATGTGTGCTTGAATTACAAAGTATCAGATAAAGGCCGAGTTATATgcaaatttattctttttttaataaatgagaTACAAAATCTGACATCACGAGCGACACATTATAATTTGTTGAGGAAAACCCCTTTTTTAAACCAAACAGcggcatactactgttgcctttatatattcATCTTTTCTACTAATCCATCAGATTCAGGTCTATAGGGACAAGTACGGCAATTGTCATCAAGGAAAGCTTTAagtttgctgttgtttttttccctATGTCACCATATTGTCCAAGCATTTCTACAAAGTCTTCATTTTCTTCTATCTTATCTTTTAGTTCTTTCTTTCCAAGACTCATGGTATACTTAACCAATTTCTTCGGCAGATGGAATTTCTGTCACCCTCCTCTATCTATATACGTAATCAGTCTCTGTGGATTTTCTCTTCCTCTTAACAACATGTCCAGTTTCTTCGGATGGTAATTGTACGGCCCTCTTACTGTCATAGGAGTTCGAGCGTTGACGCCATATGATGGTGGCAAcatcttttgcattttttgtactTGTTATTGTACCAGATGATACATCTGTTACAAACTGTGTAGCCCATGGTTCTGGATCATGTGCCTCCCCCTTTGCCATCCAGAATGCCAATTTCTTGTTCcttgtaatttcattttttttgatattttctttgtaagaagAGTCTGTAAGCTGCTTAAGAGGTCTTGTTATGGCACATATGTTTGCCTGCTCTAGATTATCTTTTGATCAGTTCATGAAGTAATTTTTGTTGTGTCTAGTtacaattatgtgtactctgtCTAAAACAGGCATTTGCTTAGGAAAGTCTGAAATAGCTGTGTAATACCAGCcatatcaaaatttgtttaatgatGACCTAAGAAAGAATAATGGATATTCGGTCTAGCCGACACATCATTCAAACCCGCCATCACTTACATGGAATTAGTAGAGATGAGAGATGCTGCTACgctattaccaataattgaaaAGGCAGTAAAACCTGATACCATCATATATTCTGACCAGCGGAAAGCATACTGTAATATACAAACAGAACTTAAACTACAACATGCAACAATCAACCACTCAGTGAATTTTGTTGACCATGAAACATGGGTACACACACAAACCATTGAATCCTACTGGGCCAAGGCTAAATACAAGTTCAAAGTAATGAAAGGTGTATCATCAGACCTTCTTCCAAACTATCTAGATGAAAGAATGTGAAGAGTtccacatatacatatatatataaacagagTTTATTTTTGAACAAACAAACGATTCCAAAGATTCCACAATACCCTGACGGGATGCAAACTACATTGAAAACAGCTTTTCGGGGGTTAAACCAAGAATTAAGacttcagataaaaaaaaaatcttaatgtcAAGGTCATTATTATGCCAAACTCAAACCATCAACTAATTTGGTATAAAACTATTATAAGGTCACCGTTTGAAACCTGAGGTGTAAGGTTATCCTGTACCATACATGTTTTCCATGTCATTTGCTGATCGGATTTTATAACCTGTATAGGCGCTACAAATAGTGAATCTGTTTCTAACTGACAATTGTCACTGTTTTTAGCCGACACAAGATCTTTGTTCGTACAATCAGGACAAGCTTCTCTCTTTCATTTTTCAAAGGGGCGCCTGATAAACCATAAGCATTTGTGTGCAAACTACCACATCGATGTTCCAAAACCATTTTATAAGTATCCAATGAACGTATCCAACGGGCTTTTATACCTTCaggaattttgattttttttcagccaAATCAATGAGGCGTGATCGGTCCTGACCTTAAAATGTTGACCTAACAAATAATGTCTAAACTGCTTACCAATTGTGACTTCCTGTTAGTAGTAcaaaattttctttgtaaatcaCTAAAAGTTTTACTGATATATGCAATAATTTGTCCTCACCATCTTTGATTTGTGACAAAACGGCATCTATACCATTGGCACTTGCATCAGTATCTTATACATAATCACCGTCCTCCCTAGGACAAATCAAAATAGGGACCGACATCAATATCTCCTTCAATTTATCAAAACCTTTTTGAAAATCGTCAGACCTCTTAAAATTTCTAGCTTTCTTAGTTAACTCCGTGAGAGGGGACTCAATCTCTGAAAAGTTTGGAATATATTTCTGGTAATACCAAGCAAGTCCCAGACAACTTCTGATCTCGGTTAAAAAGGTTGGAACTGACCAATTTGTTTACAGTCGTCTCAACTTTACTTGGATCACAACTGACATATGTATTAGATACTACATGACCAAAGAACACACCTTGAGTTTGAAACATTGTACATTTACTTGGTTTCAGTTTCAAATTAGTAGActtaaatctttgaaaaagcaGTCTCACATTTTCGAAAGTCTTTTCAAATGTTTCTCCAAAAATAATGCCGTCATCTAAATAGCATAGACAGCGTTCCCATTGATAGCCttttaaaactttcaattaGACATTTGAAAGTTTGGGGTGCTCCACTGAGACCGAAAGGAAGTACTTTAATCTAAAAAAAGACCCTTATATGACGTAAAAGCAGTCTTTTCTTTCATGTCAGGTGACATTTCACATTGCTAATATTCAGACGTTAATTCAATTGTACAAAAGACTATTTCCCCGGAAAGTATCTATAGACTCATCTAGTCTGGGCAAAGGATATgcatctttttttgttattgcatTTAATGGAAGAAAATCAACACAGAACCTAAATGAGTATTCTTTCTAGTGACTAGGAATATAGGACTGGACCATGCACTTGAACTTGGATCTTTTGCATCATTTTCCAACATTTTGTCTATTTGTGTTTCTATAGTTTTTCTTTGAGTCAAAGGAACAACAAGTATAGGTTAAGCATCTCTCTCGTGTCAATGGAATGTTTTACAATGCAAGTACTACCAGTTTTCCATCAGGACTTGTAAAACTATCCTGGAAttcaacttttattattttttgtcgagccttcgacttttgtcgaaaaagcgagacatagcgatcctacatatCAAGCTTTACAGGTTTAAATTTAGACTGAAAACCAAACGGAATCGCATGATCAACTCCTTAAGTAACGAGACGATCAAGGGATACCACCTAGGGTAACAGCATCTGTTGCTAAGCATGCATTATATATTCTTTCACgaatataaagttataaacagCAAGAATGAAACCTCGATCGAAGAAATGCGAAAAACGGTACTAATTTCAGATTAAAAGAATGGACATGTGGGATGAGTGGCCAAATatacgtttttttattgtttaagtaTAAAAGaaaagtgatacaatgttttcaattttttcagcAGAGAGCATTTTATCTGAAATGAAGGcaattatttaccataaaaaaatggTCCTTGAAAACCACCATGATTGAAAACGTTTTTGACTTTGTTATTGGTATGGAAAAAGATATACTAATGTAAAAGTCAAGATTGCATACTATATCTACcgttttattgacaaaaaagtatgtttttgTCATGTTAAGGTGAATAACACAAAGGTAAGGTACCGATTACAGGTGTGTGTACATGATGTTTATTAATGTCTCTCTGTAATGGTAATTTCCCTATGACCATTTCCCAACTTAAAAATAAACTCGTTTATCATTTTGACAAGACaggaaaaatatatcaaactgTCCATTATAACAcggaaacatattttttcccGTTTAATTGCGTcgttgaaatatttcaaaatttcataaaaggatgatattgtttcttttttatataaataacttttttgttttttggaaGTGCAGACCTACTTGGCCCTTTTGATAGAAAAAACCATTATATAGAATAAAGAAGAGAAACATGTgagttcatttttaaatataaagttaatgCCATCAATGAAGTTTACAATCTCGATTGTCTTTTACCTAAGGGAACAAAGGGGTGGAGTTGGGTGAACATActtaacattattttaattgGCTTTCAcacatttctgtaaaaattcggtacttttttttgggggggggggggtctcacaaaatttgttataaaaaatcttttcatgTGAAAACATCTATTTACTCTTCCGGATTCAATCGTGAAGgtcattttgatttaaaaaaaaatatttttcagaaaatgaagAGTGTACTTTTTATTACTGTTATTGCTGTGACATTATTGTGTGTTGTAAATGGACGGGGTGGTTCTCCTGGTGCACCAGGAAGACCAGGAGAACCAGGACGACCTGGAGGAACTGATTGGGGGTTTGAAACTACTACTACTTGGCCTATTGATGGAGGCTGTGGAGGAGAACCTGGTTACCCCGGAGGCCAGGGAGGGAGAGGAGGAAGAGGCTGTTGAGGTTCAAGGTATGTGTTCGTTAGAATTagaaattatttacaatatatgttctatatattgtaaataatttcatgttaaacttttaaacatgtttaactttttttattcgtaACATTTGttctataaaacattttaaacttttttattcaCAATACTTGTTCTAGAAAACAtgttaaccttttttttatttacaatatttgttcAATAAAACATGTCAATCTTTTTTAACCTCTGATAATGaaagtcttttatagctgactatgtggtataggctttgctaattgttgatggccgtgcggtgacctatatttgttaatttctgtgtcattctAGTCTCTTgtagagatttgtctcattggcaatcataccactacttctttttttattatgcgATATCAAAGATTTGAATAGCTTCTATTGATAAGTACAAAGTGGAttcaaaacagagaaaaaaaacacattataatGAAGTATTGAACAAAGGTACCATTTAGGTACTTGTATACATTGATTACTTTATAATTTTGCAAATAATATCAAACCTGTTCCATTTATTAAGTTATTTCTTTTCAGAATTATTGGT comes from the Mytilus trossulus isolate FHL-02 chromosome 3, PNRI_Mtr1.1.1.hap1, whole genome shotgun sequence genome and includes:
- the LOC134710901 gene encoding uncharacterized protein LOC134710901; its protein translation is MDGVVLLVHQEDQENQDDLEELIGGLKLLLLGLLMEAVEENLVTPEAREGEEEEAVEVQELLVSPSIGLLGDRKRVTKKNFRAKREVQFFSLKYLVLPGQGGLNPRPPTYEASMLH